The following are encoded in a window of Chryseobacterium sp. genomic DNA:
- a CDS encoding UDP-N-acetylmuramoyl-L-alanyl-D-glutamate--2,6-diaminopimelate ligase, which yields MNLKLLINRIPTLEISGEINREVSGVFSDSRLATEGSLYVALKGVSADGHLFIGAAIDNGAAVIVCQEFPEHTDPQVTYVRVKDTAVALGAIASNWYGNPSEKLKLVGITGTNGKTSVCTLLFDLFTKLDNKCALISTVEYRITDRVMPSTHTTPDVLTVNRILAEAVEEGCEFAFMEVSSHGIHQRRTDGLSFSVAGFTNITHDHLDYHNTFDEYLRTKKSFFDNLSPDATAITNLDDRNGRVMMQNTSAKQKTYAVKTIADYHGRMLEADFNGMMLHFNGKEFWTTLTGRFNVYNLLLAFAVAVELGCTEDEVLTAMSQLNRVNGRFEILKSGGGIFFVVDYAHTPDALENLLDSINEIRTKNERLITVFGCGGDRDREKRPLMGKLAARKSTLAILTSDNPRTENPEAIIREIEAGIEPQYYGKYTVIADRKEAIKMAIKFAEPKDIVLIAGKGHETYQEINGVRHHFDDREVIDQLWKQMSK from the coding sequence ATGAATTTAAAGTTATTAATAAACAGAATCCCAACACTTGAAATTTCCGGTGAAATAAACCGTGAAGTTTCCGGAGTGTTTTCGGACAGCCGCCTGGCCACGGAGGGATCCCTCTATGTGGCACTGAAAGGTGTTTCTGCAGATGGGCATCTGTTTATTGGTGCGGCTATAGACAACGGTGCAGCAGTTATTGTTTGTCAGGAATTCCCGGAACACACTGATCCGCAGGTCACCTATGTCCGTGTTAAAGATACGGCTGTGGCGTTGGGAGCGATTGCTTCAAACTGGTATGGGAATCCTTCAGAAAAGCTGAAACTTGTGGGAATTACAGGAACCAACGGCAAAACATCGGTCTGTACGCTATTATTTGACCTCTTTACAAAACTGGATAACAAGTGCGCGTTGATTTCTACTGTAGAATACAGGATAACGGACCGCGTGATGCCTTCTACACATACCACACCCGATGTACTGACGGTTAACAGAATTCTGGCAGAAGCTGTAGAGGAAGGTTGTGAATTTGCTTTCATGGAGGTGAGTTCACATGGTATACATCAGCGCCGCACAGATGGTTTAAGCTTCAGTGTTGCCGGATTTACGAATATCACACATGATCATCTGGATTATCACAATACTTTTGATGAATACCTGCGCACAAAGAAAAGTTTCTTTGACAACCTGAGTCCGGATGCCACAGCAATTACAAACCTGGACGACAGGAATGGAAGGGTGATGATGCAGAATACGTCCGCCAAGCAGAAAACCTACGCTGTAAAGACAATAGCCGACTATCACGGCCGCATGCTGGAAGCAGATTTTAACGGTATGATGCTTCACTTTAACGGCAAAGAATTTTGGACTACACTTACCGGTAGGTTCAACGTCTATAATCTGCTGCTGGCATTTGCTGTTGCAGTAGAGTTGGGATGTACTGAAGATGAGGTGCTGACAGCTATGTCTCAACTGAACCGGGTAAACGGCCGCTTTGAGATATTAAAGTCCGGCGGTGGGATTTTCTTTGTTGTAGATTATGCGCACACCCCTGACGCACTGGAGAATCTGCTGGACAGCATTAACGAAATCCGGACAAAAAATGAAAGACTGATTACCGTTTTTGGCTGCGGCGGAGACCGCGACCGTGAAAAGAGACCGTTGATGGGTAAGCTGGCAGCACGTAAATCCACATTGGCTATACTTACCTCCGATAATCCGCGTACGGAGAATCCGGAAGCGATCATCAGGGAAATTGAAGCCGGAATTGAGCCTCAGTATTATGGTAAATATACCGTGATCGCCGACAGAAAGGAAGCCATCAAAATGGCTATAAAATTTGCAGAGCCGAAAGATATTGTTCTCATTGCCGGCAAAGGCCACGAAACTTACCAGGAAATCAATGGTGTACGGCACCACTTTGACGACCGCGAAGTTATAGACCAACTGTGGAAGCAGATGTCCAAATAG
- a CDS encoding penicillin-binding transpeptidase domain-containing protein: MQKQSDFDRKRRKTLRWGYLFALVAFLVFVLFLIRILILQNTNVEAIKEDYISKNYREAKLKAARGNLYAADGSILATTVMRYDIYIDFKVIRDSVYSNNIGALTDSLNVMFGKPRNIYRQRFDEQRRKKNQYYALVKGLDFDEYDRIRKFPIFNRGKNRGGFIVDRKFKRELATTEIGAGTIGMDNGQYKSGLEAAFSKYLSGTDGTRLEQRVNSSQWKPIDFWKAIEPVDGHDVFTTLDLRIQDIAHSALEKQLIKFDAHHGSVLVMEVATGKVRAMVNLTRTEPGIYVDSYNYILKDGIEPGSTFKTVSLLAAMDDGFITEKSTVNVGSGVWTYAGQRISDGHGGGTYEISDVLAKSSNVGTAKLITQHYADNPQIFLNHLKRWKMFDKMDIELPGVTKPSIVTPEHKRWNAATLASISYGYSTNFNLLQLSTFYNGIANKGTMLKPLFIDRIMKDGKVVYEAKPEVMVKKMASPEAISMMTSALTKAVEKGTARSIFTPNLKMAGKTGTARFEYWLPGPMKYRASFAGFYPADNPKYTCYVMVDQPDNSKGFYGGVVSAPVFKEIAGKTFLKTPQNIEQAMLVDRKVDLSKMTARNVKVNFTDGRMPALVGLIGKNVIPQLENAGYRVDYKGVGKVREQFPEVGAIIGKNQKVYLTLQ, from the coding sequence ATGCAAAAGCAGAGTGATTTTGACAGAAAAAGACGTAAAACGTTACGATGGGGCTACCTTTTTGCATTGGTGGCATTTCTTGTTTTTGTCCTTTTCCTGATACGCATCCTGATTTTGCAGAATACAAATGTAGAGGCTATTAAGGAAGATTACATCAGTAAAAATTACAGAGAGGCCAAACTGAAAGCTGCGCGCGGCAACCTGTACGCTGCAGACGGTTCCATACTTGCCACCACCGTAATGCGATACGATATCTACATTGACTTTAAGGTTATCCGCGACAGCGTCTACAGCAATAATATAGGTGCGCTTACAGACTCTCTTAATGTAATGTTCGGCAAGCCCCGAAATATTTACCGTCAGCGTTTTGATGAGCAGCGGCGGAAAAAAAACCAATATTATGCCCTTGTAAAAGGTCTTGATTTCGATGAATACGACCGTATCCGTAAGTTTCCGATATTTAACCGTGGCAAAAACCGAGGCGGATTTATTGTAGACCGGAAATTCAAACGTGAGCTGGCTACCACCGAAATTGGTGCCGGAACGATTGGAATGGATAACGGGCAATACAAATCGGGACTGGAGGCCGCTTTTTCCAAATATCTGTCCGGTACCGACGGCACCAGGCTGGAACAGCGCGTCAACTCCAGTCAGTGGAAGCCTATTGATTTCTGGAAAGCCATTGAACCTGTAGACGGGCACGATGTCTTTACCACGCTTGATCTCCGCATTCAGGATATAGCGCATTCAGCGTTGGAGAAGCAGCTTATTAAGTTTGACGCTCATCACGGCAGTGTTCTCGTAATGGAAGTGGCTACAGGTAAGGTGCGTGCTATGGTGAACCTCACACGTACGGAACCGGGTATTTATGTAGATTCCTATAATTATATTCTGAAAGACGGAATTGAGCCCGGCTCTACTTTCAAGACCGTATCTCTGCTGGCCGCAATGGACGATGGTTTCATTACCGAAAAATCCACAGTGAACGTGGGCAGTGGGGTTTGGACCTATGCCGGACAGCGTATTTCCGACGGGCATGGTGGTGGTACCTACGAAATAAGTGATGTTCTGGCAAAATCCAGCAACGTAGGAACAGCAAAACTCATTACACAACATTACGCAGACAATCCCCAGATCTTCCTGAATCATCTGAAGAGGTGGAAGATGTTTGATAAAATGGATATTGAACTGCCGGGCGTTACCAAACCATCCATAGTAACCCCTGAACATAAAAGGTGGAATGCAGCCACACTGGCTTCTATATCTTATGGATATTCCACGAACTTCAACCTGCTGCAGCTTTCTACTTTTTATAATGGCATTGCCAATAAAGGAACCATGCTGAAGCCCCTTTTCATCGACAGAATAATGAAGGACGGAAAAGTGGTATACGAAGCAAAACCGGAGGTTATGGTAAAAAAAATGGCCTCTCCGGAAGCGATCTCAATGATGACCAGTGCGCTTACTAAGGCTGTTGAAAAAGGTACAGCCAGAAGCATCTTTACGCCAAATCTTAAAATGGCCGGAAAAACCGGAACAGCCAGATTTGAATACTGGTTGCCCGGACCTATGAAATACAGAGCCTCTTTTGCAGGTTTTTACCCTGCCGACAATCCTAAGTATACCTGCTATGTGATGGTAGACCAACCTGATAATTCCAAAGGGTTCTACGGCGGAGTGGTTTCGGCTCCCGTATTTAAAGAAATTGCCGGGAAGACTTTTCTCAAAACACCTCAGAATATTGAACAGGCCATGCTGGTGGACCGAAAGGTTGATCTTTCCAAAATGACTGCCAGGAATGTCAAGGTGAATTTTACAGACGGCAGGATGCCTGCCCTTGTAGGTTTAATAGGCAAGAATGTTATTCCACAGCTTGAAAATGCCGGATACAGGGTTGATTATAAAGGTGTGGGAAAAGTTAGGGAACAGTTCCCGGAAGTGGGTGCCATTATCGGCAAAAATCAGAAAGTGTACCTCACTCTGCAATAA
- a CDS encoding FtsL-like putative cell division protein codes for MAKKTAYKPQKKLTFIDLIKGNFLNRDEIKIHYRYFLLLFVLMMIMIYSNHLVNQKIEIVNELKEQTEEYKSRNAYAQSRLIKVKMESQLGKEMIQDSLLPLESHPHKLLIKLDSSYAKAE; via the coding sequence TTGGCAAAGAAAACAGCATATAAGCCTCAGAAGAAACTGACCTTTATTGACCTGATAAAGGGAAACTTCCTGAACCGTGATGAAATCAAGATTCATTACCGGTATTTCCTTTTGTTGTTTGTGCTGATGATGATAATGATTTACAGTAATCACCTTGTGAACCAGAAAATTGAAATTGTAAATGAACTGAAGGAGCAGACGGAGGAATATAAATCGAGGAATGCCTATGCCCAAAGCCGGCTGATAAAAGTGAAAATGGAATCCCAGCTGGGTAAAGAAATGATCCAGGATTCACTTTTGCCGCTGGAAAGCCACCCTCACAAATTATTGATAAAACTGGACAGTAGCTATGCAAAAGCAGAGTGA
- the rsmH gene encoding 16S rRNA (cytosine(1402)-N(4))-methyltransferase RsmH, giving the protein MYHNPVLLKQSVDDLVTSPDGIYVDCTFGGGGHSREILSRLSPQGRLFSFDQDLDALKNSIEDDRFTMVNQNFRYLENSLLLYGITQVDGVLADLGVSSHQFDAAERGFSTRSDAPLDMRMNVLQQLDARAVINDYEEEHLADIFYHYGELREARRLAREIVHNRKIKRIETTEDLKKIFSYIPQFKQNKFFAQLFQAVRIEVNQELEVLKDMLQQAYSVLKPGGRLVVISYHSLEDRLVKRFLKNGMFEGEPARDIYGNYSKTFELLKSKATVPDGAEIETNSRARSAKMRTGIKL; this is encoded by the coding sequence ATGTATCATAATCCCGTCCTTCTTAAGCAGAGCGTAGATGATCTGGTCACCAGTCCAGACGGCATTTATGTTGACTGTACTTTCGGTGGTGGCGGCCACTCCAGGGAAATCCTGAGCAGGCTTTCGCCTCAGGGCAGGCTTTTCAGCTTTGACCAGGATCTGGATGCGCTGAAGAATAGTATTGAGGACGACCGCTTTACCATGGTTAATCAGAATTTCCGATATCTGGAAAATTCTCTGCTGCTTTACGGAATAACGCAGGTGGATGGCGTGCTGGCAGATTTGGGAGTCTCGTCTCATCAGTTTGATGCCGCCGAGAGGGGGTTTTCCACACGAAGTGATGCACCTTTGGACATGAGAATGAATGTCCTGCAGCAGCTGGATGCCCGTGCGGTGATAAACGATTACGAGGAAGAGCATCTTGCCGATATTTTTTATCATTATGGTGAACTGCGGGAGGCCCGCCGGTTGGCCCGCGAGATCGTTCATAACAGGAAAATAAAAAGAATTGAAACTACCGAAGATCTGAAAAAGATCTTCAGTTATATCCCTCAGTTTAAGCAGAATAAATTTTTTGCCCAGCTGTTTCAGGCAGTGCGGATTGAGGTTAACCAGGAGCTGGAAGTGCTGAAAGATATGCTGCAGCAGGCCTATTCGGTATTGAAACCAGGTGGACGTTTGGTTGTAATCTCATATCATTCTCTGGAAGACCGGCTGGTAAAGCGTTTTCTGAAAAACGGGATGTTTGAAGGTGAGCCTGCCCGCGATATTTACGGCAATTACAGTAAAACTTTTGAATTGCTGAAAAGCAAAGCCACCGTTCCCGACGGTGCGGAAATAGAAACGAACTCGCGTGCGAGAAGTGCAAAGATGAGAACCGGAATTAAGCTTTGA
- the mraZ gene encoding division/cell wall cluster transcriptional repressor MraZ — MKSFIGTYECKIDDKGRLKLPASLAKQMEDFGGDAFVVKRSVFQPCLEVYPMKAWEKLMVKINRLNRFQKKNADFIRSFTAGLKTVEPDTAGRLQISRDLTLFAGLTKDVVITSAGELFEIWDKEAYEKVIVTTEADFATLAEDVMGDISFDDEI, encoded by the coding sequence ATGAAGAGTTTCATCGGAACATACGAATGTAAAATTGACGACAAAGGCCGTCTGAAGTTACCTGCATCGCTCGCGAAGCAGATGGAGGACTTTGGAGGAGATGCTTTTGTGGTGAAGCGTTCCGTGTTCCAGCCATGCCTGGAAGTGTATCCTATGAAGGCCTGGGAGAAACTGATGGTGAAGATAAACCGTCTGAACCGTTTTCAGAAAAAAAACGCTGATTTTATCCGGAGTTTTACGGCCGGATTAAAGACGGTGGAACCCGATACTGCAGGCAGACTGCAGATTTCAAGAGATCTTACTCTTTTTGCCGGTCTTACCAAAGACGTAGTGATTACAAGTGCCGGCGAACTGTTCGAAATATGGGACAAGGAGGCCTACGAGAAAGTGATTGTCACCACAGAAGCTGATTTCGCAACACTTGCGGAAGATGTGATGGGCGATATCAGTTTCGACGATGAAATTTAA
- a CDS encoding alpha/beta fold hydrolase: MIFKTKKKKKFTFIQEGEGKPIVLLQGLMGGLSNFTLLIDFFSKRGYRVYFPNLPIYDLPILNTNLSSLAKYVAKFIEEEVGEPAIVIGNSMGGHVGLILTLARPDLVRYLVLTGSSGLYERSFGDSFPRKNDRDYIRKKAEEVFYDPSVATEDLVDEVFSVVNDRSKGIKTVMLARSAIKHNMEPELHKITRPTCIIWGKQDNVTPPEVAIEMDRLIPDSDLFWIDKCGHAAMMEKPESFNEILYDWLKSRE; encoded by the coding sequence ATGATTTTTAAAACGAAAAAGAAGAAAAAATTTACCTTTATTCAGGAGGGCGAGGGCAAGCCTATAGTGCTCCTGCAGGGACTGATGGGTGGCCTGAGCAATTTTACGCTGCTTATTGATTTTTTCTCAAAACGTGGTTACAGGGTTTATTTTCCTAACTTACCTATATACGATTTGCCAATTTTAAACACCAACCTTTCCAGTCTGGCCAAATACGTCGCCAAATTTATCGAAGAGGAAGTGGGCGAACCGGCAATTGTCATAGGTAATTCCATGGGAGGCCATGTAGGCCTAATCCTTACCCTCGCCCGTCCGGATCTTGTGCGCTATTTAGTGCTGACCGGAAGTTCGGGTTTGTATGAACGCTCCTTTGGAGACAGTTTTCCGCGTAAAAATGACCGCGACTATATCCGAAAAAAAGCTGAAGAAGTCTTTTATGATCCTTCAGTAGCTACTGAAGATTTAGTGGATGAGGTATTTTCCGTAGTGAACGACCGCAGCAAAGGCATTAAGACCGTGATGCTTGCCCGCAGCGCCATCAAACACAATATGGAACCGGAACTGCACAAAATTACGAGACCTACCTGCATTATCTGGGGCAAACAGGACAACGTAACGCCGCCGGAAGTGGCCATAGAAATGGACAGGCTGATACCCGACTCCGACCTTTTCTGGATTGATAAATGTGGCCATGCCGCAATGATGGAGAAACCGGAATCCTTTAATGAAATCCTTTATGACTGGCTGAAGAGCAGGGAGTAA
- the yihA gene encoding ribosome biogenesis GTP-binding protein YihA/YsxC, with product MIIKTVEFVKSSQKWQDCPEPTLPEYAFIGRSNVGKSSLINALMNHKDLAKTSQTPGKTQLINHFIVNEEWFLTDLPGYGYARVSKVMRKDFEKLNTNYILNRKNLVNLYLLVDVRHTPQQIDLEFMEWCGESGVPFSIVFTKADKLRPNAVLKNVEDYKAKLLESWEELPPIFITSAEKKEGCAELLKNISKTNDYLKKNKIRFDG from the coding sequence ATGATTATTAAAACCGTTGAGTTTGTTAAGAGCTCACAAAAATGGCAGGACTGCCCCGAACCCACTTTGCCCGAGTATGCCTTCATAGGACGCTCCAATGTGGGAAAGTCGTCACTGATAAATGCGCTGATGAATCATAAGGACCTGGCCAAGACTTCGCAAACGCCCGGGAAAACGCAGCTGATTAACCATTTTATAGTGAACGAAGAATGGTTCCTGACCGACCTGCCCGGCTACGGTTACGCCCGCGTTTCCAAAGTGATGCGTAAGGATTTTGAAAAACTCAATACCAATTATATCCTGAACCGCAAAAACCTCGTGAACCTATATTTGCTTGTAGATGTTCGCCATACGCCTCAGCAGATCGACCTGGAATTTATGGAATGGTGCGGCGAAAGTGGTGTGCCTTTTTCAATTGTCTTTACAAAAGCTGACAAACTCCGGCCTAATGCAGTACTGAAAAACGTGGAGGATTACAAGGCCAAACTGCTTGAGTCCTGGGAGGAACTTCCGCCCATCTTCATCACTTCGGCAGAGAAAAAAGAAGGTTGTGCAGAACTGCTGAAAAACATTTCAAAGACCAACGACTATCTTAAGAAAAATAAAATCAGGTTTGATGGATGA
- a CDS encoding GNAT family N-acetyltransferase: protein MDDIIWTVKSFDELTASELYSIIKARVDVFVVEQECPYPDLDGYDQQALHLWAVKKGEIAAYCRIFAPAVKYPDASIGRVLTTQKHRRMELGKVLMKFAISTIEARYRTSAIRISAQDYLLKFYGDLGFEDTGRKYLEDDIPHTEMVKR from the coding sequence ATGGATGATATCATCTGGACTGTAAAATCATTTGATGAACTGACAGCCTCCGAACTTTATTCAATTATCAAAGCACGGGTAGACGTGTTTGTTGTGGAACAGGAATGCCCCTATCCTGACCTGGATGGCTACGACCAGCAGGCTCTACATCTTTGGGCAGTGAAGAAGGGCGAAATTGCTGCCTACTGCCGGATCTTTGCACCGGCGGTCAAATATCCAGATGCTTCCATTGGAAGGGTTCTTACCACACAGAAGCACCGAAGGATGGAACTGGGCAAGGTTCTGATGAAATTTGCCATCAGCACAATTGAGGCTCGCTACCGAACATCTGCCATCCGGATTTCAGCTCAGGATTATCTCCTGAAGTTTTATGGCGACCTTGGTTTCGAAGATACCGGCAGGAAATACCTGGAAGATGATATTCCGCACACCGAAATGGTAAAACGGTAA
- the msrA gene encoding peptide-methionine (S)-S-oxide reductase MsrA: MKKLLLFVISLIVISCSGQEDKTVNNKTKKMDSNRKMEQLVFGGGCFWCVESCFNMLNGVESAISGYAGGHKDHPTYEEVSTGETGHAEVVQINYDPTVISYEQLMEVFFFLHDPTQLNRQGNDVGTQYRSVIFYKDEAEKAKAQAAIKLSESSGKWNGKYVTELAPLEKFWTAESYHQGYYNQNPNQPYCSAVVGPKIQKFKKYFGEKGWLEAEAQ; encoded by the coding sequence ATGAAAAAATTACTGCTCTTTGTAATCAGTTTAATCGTAATTTCCTGCAGCGGGCAGGAAGATAAAACCGTTAATAATAAAACCAAGAAAATGGATAGTAACAGAAAAATGGAGCAACTTGTTTTTGGAGGCGGATGTTTCTGGTGTGTAGAAAGCTGCTTTAATATGCTGAATGGTGTAGAATCTGCAATTTCCGGATATGCCGGCGGTCATAAGGACCATCCGACTTATGAAGAAGTCTCTACCGGCGAAACCGGGCATGCAGAAGTGGTACAGATCAATTACGATCCTACAGTTATTTCATACGAACAGCTCATGGAAGTGTTTTTTTTCCTTCACGATCCCACTCAGCTTAACCGTCAGGGAAATGACGTAGGCACACAGTACCGCTCGGTAATCTTCTATAAGGATGAGGCGGAAAAAGCCAAAGCTCAGGCTGCCATCAAACTTTCGGAAAGTTCAGGAAAATGGAATGGTAAATATGTGACCGAACTTGCACCGCTGGAGAAATTCTGGACCGCCGAGAGTTACCACCAGGGCTATTACAATCAGAATCCTAATCAGCCCTACTGCTCAGCAGTTGTGGGACCCAAGATCCAGAAATTCAAAAAGTATTTTGGAGAAAAAGGTTGGCTGGAAGCGGAGGCTCAATAA
- a CDS encoding ROK family protein produces MALTDLSGRMAIGIDIGGTNTKFGLINHRGEILAKGSMKTDVHAEVESFIDELYHHLEPLIQQNGGMIMVEGIGVGAPNANYYKGTIEQPPNLNWKGIIPFAELMSRKFGKPCTMTNDANAAALGEMMYGAARGMRDFIMITLGTGVGGGIISGGKLVYGHDGFAGELGHTIVKPGGRRHWSTGLDGSLEAYASATGITITAKKMRAEFQTSLLNEYSEEDINAKTVYDCALKGDATAIEVFRYTGQKLGEAFANFVMFSSPEAILLFGGVIKAGDFILKPAKEHMEQNLLPVFRNKVKLVLSELSEADAAILGASALVWTKG; encoded by the coding sequence ATGGCATTAACAGACTTGTCAGGGCGTATGGCCATAGGAATAGATATCGGAGGGACTAATACCAAATTTGGACTGATAAATCACCGTGGTGAAATATTGGCAAAAGGTAGTATGAAAACTGACGTCCATGCCGAGGTTGAAAGCTTTATTGATGAACTTTACCATCACCTGGAACCGCTGATTCAGCAAAACGGCGGAATGATAATGGTTGAGGGAATTGGTGTAGGGGCTCCTAACGCCAATTACTATAAAGGTACAATAGAGCAACCGCCTAACCTGAATTGGAAAGGTATCATTCCTTTTGCTGAACTTATGAGCCGTAAATTTGGAAAGCCGTGCACCATGACAAATGACGCTAATGCGGCGGCGCTTGGCGAGATGATGTACGGAGCAGCTCGCGGAATGAGAGACTTTATCATGATCACTCTGGGAACCGGTGTAGGCGGCGGTATAATCTCTGGCGGAAAGTTGGTTTACGGTCACGATGGATTTGCCGGTGAGTTAGGCCACACCATAGTAAAGCCGGGCGGCCGGCGCCACTGGAGTACAGGTTTGGATGGCAGTCTGGAGGCATATGCTTCAGCAACCGGAATCACCATCACCGCAAAAAAAATGCGTGCCGAATTTCAGACTTCATTGCTGAATGAATACTCAGAAGAAGATATTAATGCTAAAACGGTCTATGATTGTGCCTTAAAAGGCGATGCTACTGCCATAGAAGTGTTCCGCTACACAGGTCAGAAGCTGGGCGAAGCATTTGCAAATTTTGTAATGTTTTCATCTCCCGAGGCCATACTTTTGTTCGGTGGCGTTATTAAAGCCGGCGATTTTATACTGAAGCCTGCAAAAGAACATATGGAACAGAATCTTCTACCCGTGTTCCGTAATAAGGTGAAACTTGTACTCAGTGAACTTAGCGAAGCAGATGCTGCTATACTTGGAGCCAGTGCATTAGTGTGGACTAAAGGATAA